A DNA window from Paenibacillus sp. HWE-109 contains the following coding sequences:
- the lspA gene encoding signal peptidase II — translation MLFYLIIVAVTAIDQISKYKIRSILSVGESMPFYKDFISFTYYQNTGAAGSTLQGWARYLGILAIIIVAVIFYYWKKGRIQGVLKQAGAALLVGGAIGNGIERLLFGKVTDFIVFRSGNGVMNLADLAINLGVVLFVLDMFVSYRHNLVRNHKVIE, via the coding sequence ATGTTATTTTATCTTATTATCGTTGCAGTGACGGCGATAGATCAGATTTCGAAGTATAAAATCCGCTCTATTCTGAGCGTTGGCGAATCGATGCCATTTTACAAAGACTTCATTTCCTTTACGTATTATCAAAATACGGGGGCAGCAGGCAGTACCTTGCAAGGATGGGCTCGATATTTGGGCATACTTGCCATTATTATCGTGGCGGTTATTTTCTACTATTGGAAAAAGGGGCGCATTCAAGGCGTGCTTAAACAAGCAGGTGCTGCTTTGTTGGTTGGCGGCGCGATTGGCAATGGGATTGAACGATTGCTATTCGGGAAAGTGACGGATTTCATCGTCTTTCGTTCAGGAAATGGCGTTATGAATTTAGCAGATTTGGCGATTAATCTGGGTGTCGTGCTGTTTGTCCTGGATATGTTTGTGAGTTATCGGCATAATCTTGTGCGGAATCATAAAGTTATTGAATAA
- a CDS encoding DNA topoisomerase III — translation MKILVLTEKPSVAKEIARVLGCNQKQKHHYEGAKYVVTWALGHLVTLAEPEDYDTKYKTWNLEDLPILPERMKLKVMKETSQQYRAIEHLSKRGDLAELVIATDAGREGELVARWIMELIRWKKPFKRLWISSQTDQAIREGFAQLKPGTDYNRLYQAAVCRSEADWLIGLNVTRALTSKFGASLSAGRVQTPTLAMMINREAEIRDFRSVDYWLIEAELGAFRAIWRDPKTGDTRIFDRERADALKAKLQGQSGKILQVSQTEKQIPHPLAYDLTELQRDANRKFGFSAKQTSNVLQRLYEQYKLVTYPRTDSRHLTSDMVPTLLGRLKGAAIGPYAALAAPFIRKPLTITKRIVDDSKVSDHHAIIPTGEAISLATLSADERRLYDLILRRFLALFSGPCRYDETKLTIEVAGEKLYASGKVVKQAGWKDVYGATDFTDPDREETADADEDPSQLLPQAKERDAVTVKNARQLSRQTKPPARYNEASLLSQMEKYGLGTPATRADIIEKLVSSDTIERQGSHLVPTGKGTQLIELASEELRSPELTARWESELERISKGKGSMEQFLSGIRKKTVELVEEVKKSSAAYKPHNLTGSKCPDCGEFLQEVKGKRGKYFVCSSRECSYKREADGQLTNHRCPQCHKKMEIHTGKAGKYFQCRPCNFVEKVDSESTGGGRRASAKANRQLIEQFSDQSQLGNSLADKLMAALQQQKDE, via the coding sequence ATGAAAATACTCGTACTCACTGAAAAACCAAGCGTGGCCAAAGAAATTGCCCGCGTTCTTGGCTGCAATCAGAAGCAAAAGCATCATTACGAAGGGGCCAAGTATGTCGTTACTTGGGCACTCGGCCATCTGGTCACACTGGCTGAACCGGAAGATTACGATACCAAGTACAAAACTTGGAATCTCGAGGATCTCCCTATCCTGCCTGAGCGCATGAAGCTCAAAGTAATGAAGGAAACGTCGCAGCAGTACCGGGCTATCGAACACTTAAGCAAGCGCGGCGATCTGGCGGAGCTGGTCATCGCCACGGACGCGGGGCGCGAAGGCGAGCTCGTCGCGCGCTGGATTATGGAACTGATCCGCTGGAAGAAGCCGTTCAAACGGCTTTGGATCTCGTCGCAGACGGATCAGGCCATTCGCGAAGGCTTCGCGCAGCTGAAGCCTGGCACGGACTACAACCGGCTGTATCAAGCAGCCGTCTGTCGTTCCGAGGCCGATTGGCTGATCGGCCTCAATGTGACGCGCGCGCTGACGAGCAAATTCGGCGCGTCCTTGTCCGCTGGGCGTGTGCAGACGCCTACGCTGGCCATGATGATTAACCGCGAGGCGGAAATCCGGGATTTCCGGTCCGTCGACTACTGGTTAATCGAGGCAGAACTCGGGGCCTTCCGCGCGATATGGCGGGACCCCAAGACCGGCGATACGCGCATCTTCGATCGCGAGCGCGCCGATGCCCTGAAAGCCAAGCTGCAGGGCCAAAGCGGCAAAATCCTGCAAGTTAGCCAAACCGAGAAGCAAATCCCCCATCCGCTGGCTTATGATCTCACCGAGCTGCAGCGTGATGCGAACCGCAAGTTCGGCTTCTCAGCCAAACAAACGTCCAATGTGCTTCAGCGGCTGTACGAGCAATACAAGCTAGTGACTTACCCGCGTACGGATTCCCGTCACTTGACGTCTGACATGGTGCCTACCCTGCTCGGTCGACTCAAAGGTGCAGCGATTGGCCCTTACGCGGCACTCGCAGCGCCTTTCATACGCAAGCCGTTAACCATCACCAAGCGCATCGTGGATGATAGCAAAGTCAGCGATCACCATGCGATTATTCCGACTGGCGAAGCTATTTCCCTCGCCACCCTAAGCGCGGATGAGCGCCGGCTTTATGATTTAATCTTACGTCGATTCCTGGCCTTGTTTAGTGGTCCTTGTCGATACGACGAGACCAAATTAACGATTGAAGTAGCAGGCGAGAAACTATATGCCTCCGGTAAAGTTGTGAAGCAAGCAGGCTGGAAAGATGTGTATGGAGCCACTGATTTCACCGATCCGGATCGGGAAGAAACAGCGGATGCCGATGAAGATCCATCGCAATTGCTGCCGCAAGCCAAAGAGAGAGATGCCGTCACGGTGAAAAATGCGCGTCAACTGAGCCGCCAGACGAAGCCGCCTGCCCGCTACAACGAAGCCTCCCTGCTTTCGCAAATGGAGAAATACGGCTTGGGCACTCCGGCCACTCGTGCCGACATCATTGAGAAGCTGGTGTCATCTGACACCATCGAGCGCCAAGGTTCCCACCTCGTTCCTACGGGAAAAGGCACACAGCTCATCGAGCTAGCCTCGGAAGAGCTGCGTTCGCCTGAGCTGACTGCACGCTGGGAGTCAGAACTCGAACGCATCTCCAAGGGCAAAGGCAGCATGGAACAGTTTCTTAGTGGCATCCGCAAGAAAACCGTGGAGTTGGTCGAAGAGGTTAAGAAAAGCTCTGCCGCCTACAAGCCGCATAACTTGACGGGCAGCAAATGCCCGGATTGCGGGGAGTTCCTGCAAGAAGTCAAAGGGAAGCGCGGCAAGTACTTCGTCTGCTCCAGTCGCGAGTGCTCCTATAAGCGCGAAGCTGACGGTCAACTAACGAACCATCGTTGTCCGCAGTGTCACAAAAAGATGGAGATTCACACGGGGAAAGCCGGCAAATATTTTCAATGCCGTCCCTGCAATTTCGTAGAGAAAGTGGACAGCGAGTCCACTGGCGGCGGTCGGCGCGCTTCGGCCAAAGCCAACCGCCAGTTGATCGAGCAATTTTCCGATCAATCACAGCTTGGCAATTCGCTCGCGGACAAACTCATGGCCGCATTGCAGCAGCAGAAGGACGAGTGA
- a CDS encoding LacI family DNA-binding transcriptional regulator: MEISSEAIAKLAGVSRSTVSRVINNYTNVPEKTREKVMKVIQDYNYYPNLSAQVLAGKKTRTIGLFFIDSGHVAGDSLSNMMITSIIEYASSFGYYVLTSIIRNPQDPKQELSMKEPFYQRRIDGGIFIGAANHEPFIEELIAEGYMVAVFDQALEGHEEPNRIIVNLDYEHSVTAAVNYLVGLHHQRIAIINGDMNRYAGPARYLAFVHAMEHHGLRVEDKWVLKGDFNEESGYQAGLRLAADLGPSQSEWPTAIIAANDSVAFGAIRALQEAGIQVPGDISVIGFDDHMFSARFQPSLTTFKMDFHAMMRNLTQLLISHIENGSEEFSKVMIQSELVVRESCKKR; encoded by the coding sequence ATGGAGATTAGCAGTGAAGCTATTGCCAAATTGGCCGGTGTTTCAAGGAGCACAGTCAGTCGTGTAATAAATAATTATACGAATGTGCCTGAGAAAACGCGGGAGAAAGTGATGAAAGTGATTCAGGATTACAACTACTATCCCAATTTGTCGGCGCAGGTGCTGGCAGGAAAGAAGACGCGAACGATCGGGTTGTTTTTTATCGATTCGGGTCATGTTGCGGGTGACAGTCTCAGCAATATGATGATTACAAGCATCATCGAGTATGCTTCTTCGTTCGGCTACTATGTGCTGACCAGTATCATTCGGAACCCGCAAGACCCCAAGCAAGAACTTAGCATGAAGGAACCTTTCTATCAAAGACGAATTGATGGCGGAATTTTCATCGGAGCGGCCAATCATGAACCCTTTATCGAAGAATTAATCGCGGAAGGGTATATGGTTGCTGTATTTGATCAAGCGTTGGAAGGACATGAAGAGCCTAACCGGATCATCGTTAATTTGGATTACGAACACAGTGTTACCGCAGCCGTGAATTATTTAGTTGGTTTGCATCATCAGCGAATTGCCATAATCAACGGGGACATGAACCGATATGCAGGCCCTGCCAGATATCTGGCTTTTGTGCATGCGATGGAGCATCACGGATTACGAGTTGAAGACAAGTGGGTTCTTAAAGGGGATTTTAACGAGGAAAGCGGTTATCAAGCAGGTCTTAGACTCGCTGCTGACTTGGGTCCTTCCCAATCGGAGTGGCCGACAGCAATTATTGCAGCTAATGACAGTGTGGCGTTCGGAGCCATTCGCGCTCTGCAAGAGGCAGGCATCCAGGTTCCCGGGGATATCTCAGTCATCGGGTTCGATGATCATATGTTCAGTGCCAGATTCCAACCAAGTTTGACCACGTTCAAAATGGATTTCCATGCGATGATGAGAAACTTGACGCAGCTCCTGATCTCTCATATCGAAAATGGTTCCGAGGAATTTAGCAAAGTAATGATTCAATCAGAATTAGTCGTTAGAGAGTCTTGTAAAAAACGCTAA
- a CDS encoding sensor domain-containing diguanylate cyclase, with the protein MGQRNAFFANQTLKMRFQLWIGIVIIAFAFSIIVPYYFIEKKDRLDEAENQLKQVISLQSLYIERWNQEKIDVIKRFALSDNAKFHRIGDLKREIQNYERVNSEFAMISYVEKDGYIRSDTNPTNQMYVGDRDYFKYAEDKKNFISGIIFSKDSGKPIITFSVPVLGDQNDFRGAVVGIIRLEMLNSLMKQLSFGETGEVYVLDSDGHVVTASTDSSKSANNVQSQMTSEIIQRAKAGSTANHVYTGFHGDRVYGQYKWSVDKTWIVVGEISQKEVFQRLNQLSITIIIISLVALILSVLAAITIASRIEKPIRYLLRATKIIQNGNYDYQINPDKIKTAPIELRELCSTFNLMSERLKTNITLLEHSALVDQLTEIHNRRYMMLEGNDQLLAHIAAGHTCSTMMLDIDHFKKINDTYGHLIGDRVLHHVAALLKKYARGDTLVARYGGEEFILLALRRNAQDSVALAEDIRECIQNEPYVSGQLTVQLTASIGVAEYSPTLEYGTMILEDMVSRADHALYRAKSGGRNRVELDR; encoded by the coding sequence ATGGGACAAAGGAATGCCTTTTTTGCAAATCAAACGCTTAAAATGAGGTTTCAATTATGGATTGGCATTGTGATTATCGCCTTCGCCTTTTCGATTATTGTCCCCTATTACTTCATAGAGAAAAAAGACCGGCTTGATGAAGCGGAGAACCAATTAAAGCAAGTCATTTCGCTGCAAAGCTTATATATTGAACGGTGGAATCAGGAAAAAATAGATGTGATTAAACGGTTCGCACTCTCGGACAATGCGAAGTTTCATCGGATAGGCGATTTGAAACGGGAAATTCAAAATTATGAACGCGTTAATTCGGAATTTGCCATGATTAGTTATGTAGAGAAAGATGGCTATATACGCTCCGATACGAATCCGACAAATCAGATGTATGTGGGGGATCGGGATTATTTTAAATATGCAGAAGACAAAAAGAATTTTATCTCCGGCATTATCTTCTCCAAAGATTCCGGCAAGCCGATCATCACGTTCTCTGTTCCCGTTCTAGGGGACCAAAACGATTTCCGAGGGGCTGTTGTCGGCATTATCCGATTGGAGATGCTGAATTCCTTGATGAAACAGCTCAGCTTCGGTGAAACCGGAGAAGTGTATGTGTTGGACTCGGACGGGCATGTGGTGACAGCCTCAACAGATTCCAGCAAATCCGCCAACAATGTGCAAAGCCAGATGACTTCTGAGATTATTCAGCGAGCGAAGGCCGGAAGTACGGCAAATCATGTGTATACCGGATTTCACGGTGACCGCGTCTATGGTCAGTATAAATGGTCGGTAGACAAAACTTGGATTGTTGTTGGCGAAATTTCGCAGAAAGAAGTGTTTCAACGGCTGAATCAATTGAGTATAACGATCATTATCATTTCTCTGGTTGCGCTTATTCTTAGTGTGCTGGCCGCTATTACCATCGCATCGCGGATTGAAAAGCCGATTCGTTATTTGCTCCGGGCAACCAAAATTATCCAGAATGGCAACTACGACTATCAGATTAATCCGGATAAAATTAAAACGGCACCGATCGAATTGCGGGAGCTGTGCAGCACATTTAACCTGATGTCAGAGAGACTCAAGACGAATATTACGCTTCTTGAACACTCTGCTCTGGTGGACCAACTGACGGAGATTCATAATCGCAGATATATGATGCTGGAAGGCAATGATCAATTGCTTGCGCATATTGCAGCGGGCCATACCTGTTCCACCATGATGCTCGATATTGACCATTTCAAGAAAATTAATGATACCTATGGTCATTTGATCGGTGATCGTGTCCTGCATCATGTGGCTGCGCTGCTCAAGAAATACGCTCGCGGAGATACGCTTGTTGCCCGTTATGGCGGGGAGGAGTTCATTCTGTTGGCACTTCGCAGAAATGCACAGGACAGCGTGGCTTTGGCTGAAGATATCAGGGAGTGTATTCAGAATGAACCTTATGTCAGCGGACAGTTGACGGTGCAGCTCACAGCAAGCATCGGGGTAGCCGAATATTCGCCAACGTTGGAATACGGAACTATGATTCTGGAGGATATGGTTTCCAGAGCAGATCATGCGCTGTACCGCGCCAAGTCCGGAGGCCGAAATCGCGTGGAACTAGATCGCTGA
- a CDS encoding DUF4129 domain-containing protein yields MSNSSLAASLQEDKEQLKQILEQKEYTAYEIKEHASFWSWLKPLFRKLRSLLPDFKVSDSVTNGLTIAVMIVLLGIAAFAIYWFLKQLIWQKRVKAVTYLPEGEISRSYSYYWKQAEELRGSGHWREGVRSVFLSLLFFMETKHMIRVEKWKTNWEYAEELKASQSLLIPLFEDSSLLFDRIWYGQEAVTEEQFNGIYEQVARAIGRKEGSLHERAE; encoded by the coding sequence ATGAGTAATTCATCTTTAGCGGCATCGCTGCAAGAGGACAAAGAACAATTAAAACAAATTTTGGAGCAGAAGGAATACACCGCATATGAAATCAAGGAACATGCTTCGTTCTGGTCCTGGCTGAAGCCGCTATTTCGGAAATTACGAAGTCTGTTGCCTGATTTTAAGGTATCTGATTCGGTTACGAATGGGTTGACCATCGCTGTTATGATTGTGCTGCTGGGTATTGCAGCTTTTGCTATTTATTGGTTCCTGAAGCAGTTAATCTGGCAGAAACGGGTCAAAGCCGTGACTTATTTGCCAGAGGGAGAAATAAGCCGATCCTACTCGTATTATTGGAAGCAAGCTGAGGAACTGCGAGGGAGCGGCCATTGGCGTGAGGGCGTCCGATCGGTTTTTCTGTCCTTATTGTTTTTCATGGAAACGAAACACATGATTCGCGTGGAGAAATGGAAGACCAATTGGGAATATGCGGAGGAGTTGAAGGCGTCCCAATCCTTGCTGATTCCTTTATTCGAAGATAGTTCCCTGCTTTTTGATCGGATATGGTACGGACAGGAAGCTGTTACAGAAGAGCAGTTCAATGGCATCTACGAGCAAGTAGCAAGAGCGATTGGCAGGAAGGAGGGCTCGCTCCATGAAAGGGCTGAATAA
- a CDS encoding DUF4350 domain-containing protein, whose protein sequence is MKGLNKLHVGLALSILAFLALGYWLVKPKLPDQPPYLSFSADLDGTKAWKELLTTKQAAVKEWRLDWKHLPEAQAMLLVAVQPLNVSKADREQLLKWVRQGNDAVLFDQNPEVWDLVDTQQVEGAVDTGQLTAIKTSPDYLQAEGEWQGSVATKYRILPSSDSRTLFEDERGVLASRVEEGAGSITWVLTPAWMQNGKIDEASHFELIWPLFAKSWQAVWVDETHHGLGTKPGLLAVYPAWLVLASVQLGLALLLWLWLRGKRFGPVHMPRAWTVRRGDEGVHAVAAWYERLGYQHEALAHQQLHLRQLLHRRWGLSPSASVSQAAEAARGRMPEAQAAQLARLLEEPAAAQQRGVSTKAFVQRTREMGEIIAYLEKE, encoded by the coding sequence ATGAAAGGGCTGAATAAGCTGCATGTGGGTCTGGCACTCAGTATCTTGGCTTTCCTTGCGCTGGGTTATTGGTTGGTGAAGCCAAAGCTTCCGGATCAACCTCCCTATCTTTCATTTTCGGCGGATCTGGACGGAACCAAAGCTTGGAAAGAGCTGCTGACGACCAAGCAAGCGGCTGTAAAGGAATGGCGATTGGATTGGAAGCATCTCCCTGAAGCGCAAGCGATGCTGCTTGTTGCGGTGCAGCCGCTGAATGTATCGAAGGCGGATCGCGAGCAGCTGTTGAAATGGGTTCGACAAGGGAATGATGCTGTCTTGTTTGACCAGAACCCGGAAGTCTGGGATCTTGTGGATACCCAGCAGGTAGAGGGAGCGGTTGACACGGGGCAACTGACGGCGATCAAGACTTCGCCTGATTACCTGCAAGCGGAGGGCGAATGGCAAGGTTCGGTGGCGACAAAGTACCGGATTCTGCCTAGCTCGGATAGCCGTACGTTGTTCGAGGATGAGCGCGGCGTGCTCGCCAGCCGCGTAGAGGAAGGGGCGGGCAGCATCACATGGGTGCTGACCCCGGCATGGATGCAGAATGGGAAGATTGATGAAGCGTCCCATTTCGAATTAATCTGGCCGCTGTTCGCGAAGTCCTGGCAAGCTGTGTGGGTCGATGAGACCCATCACGGCTTAGGGACGAAGCCCGGACTGCTGGCCGTCTATCCCGCGTGGCTGGTGCTCGCCAGCGTACAGCTTGGCCTTGCGCTGCTGCTATGGCTATGGCTGCGCGGCAAGCGCTTTGGGCCTGTCCATATGCCGCGGGCATGGACGGTTCGCCGCGGCGACGAAGGCGTTCACGCCGTCGCCGCTTGGTACGAGCGCCTCGGCTACCAGCACGAGGCGCTGGCTCACCAGCAGCTGCATCTGCGGCAGCTGCTGCATCGACGCTGGGGGCTCAGCCCCAGCGCAAGTGTTTCGCAGGCCGCGGAAGCTGCGCGCGGCCGCATGCCTGAGGCGCAGGCGGCGCAGCTCGCGCGCCTGCTGGAGGAGCCCGCCGCTGCGCAGCAGCGGGGCGTAAGCACCAAAGCGTTCGTGCAGCGAACGCGAGAGATGGGCGAGATCATCGCCTACTTGGAGAAGGAGTGA
- a CDS encoding AAA family ATPase produces MNEIIQAMEQRLFGQKLNIRLLVTALLAGGHVLLEGVPGLGKTKMARTLAGLVGGDYRRIQFTPDLMPSDITGSVIYHMQDQSFTTIQGPIFTNVLLADEINRSGPKTQAALLEAMEERQVTIQGTTYPLASPFFVVATQNPVEYEGTYPLPEAQLDRFLFKLVLDYPGEEAEIAILRGHVPFHQEQAEPLTALLTPEKITEWQRKLADVVVEDSLYAYIATIIRQTRESKRVQLGASPRAGVAVLMASKAWALLDGRTYVTPDDIKLVARPALRHRLLLTPQAELEGGTSDHIIQETLGAIPVPR; encoded by the coding sequence ATGAACGAAATCATACAAGCGATGGAACAGCGCTTATTCGGCCAGAAGCTGAATATTCGGCTGCTGGTTACGGCGCTATTGGCCGGCGGGCACGTCCTGCTGGAAGGTGTGCCAGGCCTTGGCAAAACCAAGATGGCGCGCACGCTGGCGGGGCTGGTTGGAGGCGACTACCGCCGCATTCAATTCACGCCAGATTTAATGCCCAGCGATATAACGGGCAGTGTTATTTATCATATGCAGGATCAATCGTTTACGACGATTCAGGGTCCTATTTTCACTAATGTACTGCTTGCGGATGAAATTAATCGCTCTGGGCCCAAAACACAGGCCGCGCTCCTGGAGGCAATGGAAGAGCGGCAGGTGACGATTCAAGGCACTACCTATCCCCTTGCAAGTCCGTTCTTTGTCGTAGCGACCCAAAATCCAGTTGAATATGAAGGCACTTATCCCCTGCCGGAAGCGCAGCTTGACCGCTTCTTGTTCAAGCTGGTGCTCGACTACCCAGGGGAAGAAGCCGAAATCGCCATTCTGCGCGGACACGTCCCGTTCCATCAGGAGCAAGCGGAGCCGCTGACCGCCCTGTTGACGCCGGAGAAAATAACGGAATGGCAGCGGAAGCTGGCGGATGTCGTTGTGGAAGATTCATTATATGCTTACATCGCAACCATCATTCGCCAAACCCGTGAATCCAAACGCGTGCAGTTGGGAGCCAGCCCGCGGGCCGGCGTCGCCGTATTGATGGCGAGCAAGGCATGGGCGCTGCTGGATGGCAGAACCTATGTCACGCCTGACGATATTAAACTTGTAGCGCGTCCTGCGCTGCGGCATCGGCTGCTGCTAACACCGCAAGCGGAATTGGAGGGCGGAACCAGTGACCACATCATCCAAGAAACGCTCGGCGCTATTCCGGTTCCTAGATAA
- a CDS encoding DUF58 domain-containing protein, producing MTTSSKKRSALFRFLDKLLFQDFVLPTYRFIGLAAVGAIIPILLMGIDKEAVQALFWSFNALLLVLSLVDLYLLPKRSSWVVLRKLPEQMDVRSSAKVTIELASKDRPLVQVEIADHVPPTFALESSQLSGVFHGNAASFSYTMKALERGRYVFDYVYLRYWGGIGLWKKQVRIKHEAVVEVYPDLSQVRGVLGAVQDALILEGHRLFKKQRSGSEFHYIRDYVQGDDIRHINWKSSARATKLMTNLYQPEKGKIVTLVLDCGRQMAIELDGQVKLDRTLEAALTLAAVALKQGDQVALIAYSNQIKVFVPPGRGLPHLHVLTQAVYDLRTDFVESSTQVAFAHVLRLLKKRSLIVLFSDMESYLYDQDMLPYMQRLRRNHHVLLLSLQDPLLHSWVRIRAENSQEAYRQSIAHKFWSDRYAYVTKMASRGIPVMDVPADQLTLSVVNAYLDLKSRDRL from the coding sequence GTGACCACATCATCCAAGAAACGCTCGGCGCTATTCCGGTTCCTAGATAAGCTATTATTCCAAGATTTTGTACTTCCTACCTATCGATTCATCGGACTTGCAGCTGTTGGTGCTATTATTCCTATTTTATTAATGGGGATTGATAAAGAGGCCGTGCAGGCTTTGTTCTGGAGCTTCAATGCTCTGCTCCTTGTGTTAAGCTTGGTGGATCTGTACCTGCTGCCCAAACGCAGCAGTTGGGTTGTTCTTCGCAAGCTGCCGGAGCAAATGGATGTCCGAAGCAGCGCGAAGGTGACCATAGAGCTTGCTTCGAAGGATCGTCCGCTGGTTCAGGTGGAAATAGCGGACCATGTGCCGCCGACTTTTGCTCTGGAAAGCAGTCAATTAAGCGGGGTATTCCACGGTAACGCAGCTTCTTTCTCCTACACAATGAAAGCGCTGGAAAGAGGCAGATATGTGTTTGACTATGTGTATCTGCGCTACTGGGGCGGAATAGGACTGTGGAAGAAGCAGGTGCGCATTAAGCATGAGGCTGTTGTGGAGGTTTATCCTGATTTATCGCAAGTGCGCGGTGTGCTTGGCGCTGTTCAGGACGCGTTGATTCTGGAAGGCCATCGATTGTTCAAAAAACAGCGCAGCGGATCGGAATTTCATTATATCCGCGACTATGTGCAGGGCGACGATATCCGGCATATCAACTGGAAATCCTCGGCCCGGGCAACGAAGCTGATGACGAACCTCTACCAGCCGGAGAAAGGCAAGATCGTCACGCTGGTGCTTGATTGCGGGCGACAAATGGCGATTGAACTTGACGGTCAAGTGAAGCTGGATCGCACGCTGGAAGCGGCACTAACATTGGCAGCTGTTGCGCTTAAGCAGGGGGATCAAGTGGCGCTCATCGCCTACTCGAATCAAATCAAGGTATTTGTGCCGCCAGGCCGAGGGCTTCCTCATCTGCACGTCTTAACGCAGGCTGTGTATGATTTGCGGACCGACTTTGTTGAATCCAGCACACAGGTTGCTTTTGCGCACGTCCTGCGTTTGTTAAAGAAACGCTCGCTGATCGTTCTGTTCTCCGATATGGAGAGCTACTTATATGACCAAGACATGCTGCCTTATATGCAGCGTTTGCGTAGAAATCATCATGTACTGCTATTGTCGCTGCAAGATCCACTCCTTCATTCATGGGTGCGAATTCGCGCCGAGAACAGCCAGGAGGCCTACCGGCAAAGTATTGCTCATAAATTTTGGTCAGATCGGTATGCCTATGTAACCAAAATGGCCAGCAGAGGCATCCCGGTTATGGATGTTCCTGCCGACCAATTGACGCTTAGCGTCGTTAATGCTTATTTGGATTTGAAATCTCGAGATCGTTTATAG
- a CDS encoding stage II sporulation protein M yields the protein MDITRFIREHKSQWTELEELLKQLTKRKNRLQASHINRFTELYKAVSAHLATLQTHLPGDETTVYLNHLISQAHNTMYQESNKSTTQLRTFFLHYFPSLIQARGLFVGFALLLFLLGGLLGFLSVWKDPLNLSLIMPGGMAENIDPSKTADPRGDIHSPLVSTAIMTNNIRVAILAFISGVTLGIGTIYLMVSNGLLIGALAAVFMQSGKSYVFWAYILPHGIIELTAIFIAGGAGLYMGYRFFVPGPYPRKLLFLESAKESAQLLIGTIPLFVIAGIIEGYITPSTLSLEMKYVIACATLLILVLYYLYGNSKRSKQKQLTL from the coding sequence ATGGATATCACACGCTTTATTCGCGAACATAAATCGCAGTGGACAGAGCTTGAAGAGCTTTTGAAACAACTAACCAAACGAAAGAACAGACTGCAAGCCAGTCATATCAATCGCTTCACGGAGCTGTACAAGGCTGTCTCTGCTCATCTGGCAACCCTGCAAACACATCTGCCAGGGGATGAAACGACCGTGTACCTCAATCATCTCATTTCGCAGGCGCATAATACGATGTACCAAGAAAGCAATAAAAGCACGACGCAATTAAGGACATTTTTCCTTCATTACTTCCCATCGCTGATCCAAGCACGAGGCCTGTTCGTTGGCTTCGCCCTGCTGCTATTCTTGCTCGGAGGACTTCTCGGTTTCCTCTCCGTGTGGAAGGATCCGCTCAATCTCTCCCTGATCATGCCTGGCGGAATGGCCGAAAACATTGATCCTTCCAAAACAGCAGATCCACGCGGTGACATCCATTCCCCGCTAGTCTCCACAGCCATCATGACGAACAATATTCGAGTCGCTATTCTCGCATTCATTAGCGGGGTGACGCTGGGCATCGGCACGATCTACCTAATGGTCAGCAATGGCCTGCTGATTGGCGCATTGGCTGCCGTGTTCATGCAATCAGGCAAGAGCTATGTCTTCTGGGCTTATATCTTGCCCCATGGGATCATTGAACTGACGGCGATCTTCATTGCAGGCGGAGCCGGGCTTTACATGGGTTATCGGTTTTTCGTGCCTGGACCTTATCCACGAAAGCTGCTGTTTCTGGAGTCTGCCAAGGAATCCGCCCAGCTTCTGATTGGCACCATTCCGCTATTCGTCATCGCCGGCATCATTGAAGGCTATATTACGCCGTCCACTTTATCACTCGAAATGAAGTATGTGATTGCCTGTGCGACACTGCTCATCCTGGTCTTGTACTACCTATATGGAAATAGTAAACGATCTAAACAAAAACAATTAACCCTATAA